In Thauera aromatica K172, one DNA window encodes the following:
- a CDS encoding heavy metal translocating P-type ATPase, translated as MPHATLNLPPHAIPAPAGDTLELAVTGMTCAACSSRLEKVLNRLPGVRATVNLATERATLHFAPGALSLEQAVAAVEGAGFGASDARRLEREAERARQHAAWRIEFRHFWIAALLTLPLAAQMPAMFGLWPGGTPHHDVIPRGLQLLLATPVQFWIGARFYRGAWAAVKGGGANMDVLVVLGTSAAYAYSVFVTLAGRHDLHVYFEASAMIITLVLLGKLLEARAKARTTAALDALLRLQPKMARIERDGEVVEVPVESLRPGDAFVLRPGDAVPVDGVVEHGESAVDEAMLTGESLPIDKRGGDPVFAATINGNGLLRCRATGVGAHTLLAGIIRLVEQAQGSKAPVQRLADRISAVFVPVVVGIALLTFAAWYAASGDFQQALINAVAVLVIACPCALGLATPTAIMVGTGQGARAGMLVKNAEALELAERIAVLAVDKTGTLTEGRPALTDVEPAAEWTRARLLGVAAALEQGSAHPIAAAVVAAAKAEAAALPAAAAVRAVGGMGVEGRVEMDGASRAVLLGAPRLLAGRGVALPAATGEALAAAGRTLVAVAVDGVFAGLLGVADRVRADSAAAVARLQAKGVRVVMLTGDHPATAAAIAAQTGIAEWHAGVLPADKAAAVAALRDGRTLAAEAEPGPAGGGQPAETAGGEERSRGKGHVGMAGDGINDAPALAAADVSFAIGVGADVAVEAADITLVRNSLHGVADAIDLSRATLAKIRQNLFFAFVYNALGIPLAAAGLLNPVIAGAAMAMSSVSVVSNSLLLRRWRAGR; from the coding sequence ATGCCGCACGCCACGCTGAACCTGCCGCCACACGCCATTCCCGCGCCCGCCGGCGACACCCTGGAGCTGGCCGTCACCGGCATGACCTGCGCCGCCTGCTCGAGCCGGCTGGAGAAAGTGCTCAACCGCCTGCCCGGCGTGCGGGCCACGGTCAACCTCGCCACCGAGCGCGCTACCCTGCACTTCGCTCCCGGTGCCCTGAGCCTGGAGCAGGCGGTCGCCGCGGTCGAGGGCGCCGGCTTCGGCGCCAGCGATGCCCGCCGGCTCGAACGCGAGGCTGAGCGCGCCCGCCAGCACGCTGCGTGGCGCATCGAGTTCAGGCATTTCTGGATCGCCGCGCTCCTCACTCTTCCCCTCGCAGCGCAGATGCCGGCGATGTTCGGCCTGTGGCCGGGAGGCACGCCCCACCATGATGTCATCCCGCGCGGGCTGCAGCTGCTGCTCGCGACGCCGGTGCAGTTCTGGATCGGGGCGCGCTTCTACCGCGGCGCCTGGGCGGCGGTGAAGGGCGGGGGGGCGAACATGGATGTGCTGGTCGTGCTCGGCACCAGCGCAGCCTATGCTTACAGCGTGTTCGTGACGCTTGCCGGACGCCATGATCTGCACGTCTATTTCGAGGCCTCGGCGATGATCATCACCCTCGTCCTGCTCGGCAAGCTGCTCGAGGCGCGGGCCAAGGCGCGCACCACGGCGGCGCTCGATGCCCTGCTGCGGCTGCAGCCGAAGATGGCGCGCATCGAGCGCGACGGCGAAGTGGTCGAGGTCCCGGTCGAATCGCTGCGCCCGGGCGACGCCTTCGTGCTGCGTCCGGGCGATGCGGTGCCGGTCGATGGCGTCGTCGAACACGGTGAGTCGGCAGTCGATGAAGCGATGCTCACCGGCGAGAGCCTGCCGATCGACAAGCGTGGCGGCGACCCCGTGTTCGCCGCCACGATCAACGGCAACGGCCTCCTGCGCTGCCGCGCCACCGGAGTCGGGGCGCACACCCTGCTCGCCGGCATCATCCGCCTGGTCGAGCAGGCACAGGGCTCGAAGGCGCCCGTGCAGCGCCTCGCCGACCGCATCTCGGCGGTGTTCGTGCCGGTGGTGGTGGGGATCGCGCTGCTGACCTTCGCCGCCTGGTACGCCGCCAGTGGCGACTTCCAGCAGGCCCTGATCAACGCCGTCGCGGTGCTGGTGATCGCCTGCCCGTGCGCGCTCGGTCTGGCCACGCCGACTGCGATCATGGTCGGCACCGGCCAGGGCGCGCGTGCCGGGATGCTGGTGAAGAACGCCGAGGCGCTCGAACTGGCCGAGCGCATTGCCGTGCTCGCGGTGGACAAGACCGGTACCCTCACCGAAGGCCGGCCCGCGCTCACCGATGTGGAGCCGGCCGCAGAGTGGACGCGCGCGCGCCTGCTCGGCGTGGCGGCGGCGCTCGAACAGGGCAGCGCCCACCCGATCGCCGCCGCGGTGGTGGCAGCGGCGAAGGCCGAAGCTGCGGCCCTGCCCGCCGCGGCGGCGGTGCGCGCGGTGGGCGGCATGGGGGTGGAAGGGCGGGTCGAGATGGATGGCGCATCCCGCGCCGTGCTGCTGGGAGCGCCGCGCCTTCTCGCCGGGCGCGGAGTGGCCCTGCCCGCGGCGACGGGCGAGGCGCTTGCCGCCGCGGGGCGGACTCTGGTCGCGGTTGCGGTCGACGGCGTCTTCGCCGGCCTGCTCGGCGTCGCCGACCGTGTGCGCGCGGACTCCGCCGCCGCGGTCGCACGCCTGCAGGCCAAGGGCGTGCGGGTGGTGATGCTGACCGGGGATCATCCCGCCACCGCCGCCGCGATCGCCGCCCAGACCGGTATCGCCGAGTGGCACGCCGGGGTGCTGCCGGCCGACAAGGCGGCGGCGGTGGCGGCGTTGCGCGACGGCCGGACGCTGGCGGCGGAAGCGGAACCGGGCCCGGCGGGCGGGGGGCAGCCGGCCGAGACCGCCGGCGGCGAAGAGCGGAGCCGGGGGAAGGGGCACGTCGGCATGGCTGGCGACGGCATCAACGATGCGCCGGCGCTGGCTGCGGCCGACGTTTCGTTCGCGATCGGAGTCGGCGCCGACGTCGCGGTCGAAGCCGCCGACATCACCCTGGTGCGCAACAGCCTGCACGGCGTTGCCGACGCCATCGACCTGTCGCGCGCCACGCTGGCGAAAATCCGCCAGAACCTGTTCTTCGCCTTCGTCTATAACGCCCTGGGCATTCCGCTCGCCGCCGCCGGCCTGCTCAACCCGGTGATCGCCGGTGCGGCGATGGCGATGAGTTCGGTATCGGTGGTCAGCAACTCCCTGCTGCTGCGGCGCTGGCGGGCCGGGCGCTGA